From Pseudoleptotrichia goodfellowii, a single genomic window includes:
- a CDS encoding extracellular solute-binding protein, giving the protein MKKKFLLLSLALVMLILTSCGKKGDSAASDGKNAEIKGKIVIYTSMYEDIIDNVKEKLKKEFPNLEVEFFQGGTGTLQSKIVAEMQANKIGADMLMVAEPSYSLELKEKGVLHAYLSKNAENLALEYDKEGYWYPVRILNMVLAYNPDKYKKEDLALTFDDFAKKESLKGKISIPDPLKSGTALAAVSALTDKYGEGYFESLSKQNAVVESGSVAVTKLETGEAAEIMILEESILKKRQEEGSKLEVIYPTDGIIAIPSTIMTIKEDMSPNKNIKAAEALTDWFLSPAGQEAIVEGWMHSVLKNPEKAPFDALATPEILKAAMPINWDKTYHDRENLRQIFEKHITKAKK; this is encoded by the coding sequence ATGAAAAAGAAATTTTTATTGCTATCATTAGCTTTAGTAATGTTGATTTTAACATCTTGCGGAAAGAAAGGCGACTCGGCTGCCTCTGACGGAAAAAATGCTGAAATAAAAGGAAAAATCGTTATCTATACTTCCATGTATGAAGATATTATTGATAACGTAAAAGAAAAACTGAAAAAAGAATTTCCTAATTTGGAAGTAGAATTTTTCCAAGGCGGAACAGGAACACTTCAATCAAAAATAGTAGCAGAAATGCAGGCAAATAAAATAGGTGCGGATATGCTTATGGTTGCTGAACCTTCATATTCTTTAGAATTAAAAGAAAAAGGTGTTTTACATGCTTACTTATCTAAAAATGCTGAAAACCTTGCATTGGAATATGACAAAGAAGGATACTGGTATCCTGTTCGTATATTAAATATGGTGTTGGCTTACAATCCCGACAAATACAAAAAAGAAGACTTGGCTTTGACTTTTGACGATTTTGCTAAAAAAGAAAGCTTAAAAGGAAAAATTTCCATTCCTGATCCTTTAAAATCAGGAACAGCTTTAGCAGCCGTATCTGCATTGACAGACAAATACGGAGAAGGATATTTTGAAAGTCTGTCCAAACAAAACGCAGTTGTGGAATCCGGATCTGTTGCAGTTACAAAATTGGAAACAGGAGAAGCTGCAGAAATCATGATATTGGAAGAATCCATTTTGAAAAAAAGACAGGAAGAAGGATCAAAACTTGAAGTAATTTATCCTACTGACGGGATAATAGCTATTCCAAGTACAATAATGACTATAAAAGAAGATATGTCGCCTAATAAAAACATAAAAGCGGCTGAAGCTTTGACTGACTGGTTCTTATCTCCTGCAGGACAGGAAGCTATAGTTGAAGGTTGGATGCACTCAGTATTGAAAAATCCTGAAAAAGCACCTTTCGATGCATTGGCTACTCCTGAAATATTAAAAGCGGCTATGCCTATAAATTGGGATAAAACTTACCATGACAGAGAAAATTTACGTCAAATATTTGAAAAACACATAACAAAAGCTAAAAAATAA